One Nicotiana sylvestris chromosome 12, ASM39365v2, whole genome shotgun sequence genomic window carries:
- the LOC104219508 gene encoding protein phosphatase 2C 29-like, which yields MGGGFSCFTNPAVVNRTEPEVIFTGSEPLDETLGHSFCYVRSSARFALSPTNSDRFISPSQSLRFDNEAAPLRTETGFRAISGASVSANTCTPRSVLQLDNIYDDGTGSVVNGFESTSSFSALPLQPVPRTGLSNEPAGTMERERAFFMSGPIERGALSGPLDSAVPFSAPLGGDGIYVKKRKLKGINGIKKAFRRPWVVPVRNYFTGKKEINCTRDYNGWHLRNNVNVEWALGKAGEDRVHVVVCEEHGWLFVGIYDGFNGPDAPEFLMSNLYKAMNKELEGLFWDSEDTSISNNNQESKKNANIENEVIIEDSNEANSNRVNKEMSSGGRGVEEAENEVNLDQMDKRCEKKVIFQSENANIENEVIGEESNKPHWNRGPKAISRGARGVEEGENEVNLEQLDKGSENEVIIEVSNKPNSNRAAKSTSRGERGVEEGENEVNLEQLDKGSENEAIGEDSNKPDSNRAPDATSRGDKGVEEGENEVNLEQMDRGSEKRVTFQSGEIEVRRRRLWEFLAEDETEDGLDLSGSERFAFSVDDALSVNSAGSAVNRRSLLLSKLKHGLSINKHKESNRLFPWRFGLQAKKKVEVGENRVEERIDRSERKRKVGPIDHELVLRAMSRALEITELAYLDMTDKVLDRYPELALMGSCLLVALMRDEDVYVMNVGDSRAIVAQYESEVVSSSSESVVPGNCELAVEGIAEEPVVPGDEENKATNEIPIQAMKLTALQLSTDHSTSIEEEVIRIKNEHPDDCNCIVNDRVKGRLKVTRAFGAGFLKKPKLNDALLEMFRNEYIGDAPYLSCKPSLRHHRLCPKDQFLVLSSDGLYQYLSNQEVVCHVENFMEKFPDGDPAQHLIEELLFRAAKKAGMDFHELLDIPQGDRRKYHDDVTVMVVSLEGRIWKSSGKYL from the exons ATGGGAGGCGGTTTTTCGTGTTTTACCAACCCGGCGGTGGTGAACCGGACTGAACCGGAGGTAATATTCACGGGCAGCGAACCGCTCGACGAAACCCTAGGTCATTCCTTCTGCTACGTTAGGTCATCCGCCCGGTTCGCTCTCTCTCCGACAAACTCGGACCGGTTCATTTCGCCTTCTCAGTCACTCCGGTTCGATAATGAAGCGGCTCCGTTAAGGACCGAAACCGGATTCAGAGCGATTTCAGGTGCTTCTGTTAGTGCAAATACTTGTACTCCCCGATCGGTCCTCCAACTTGATAATATTTACGACGATGGTACTGGTAGTGTTGTGAATGGTTTTGAAAGTACGTCGTCCTTTAGTGCTTTACCTCTTCAACCGGTTCCTCGAACCGGTTTAAGCAACGAACCGGCTGGTACAATGGAAAGAGAGAGGGCTTTCTTCATGTCCGGTCCGATCGAGCGAGGAGCTCTATCCGGTCCACTAGATTCCGCCGTTCCATTCTCAGCTCCGTTGGGTGGTGATGGCATTTATGTAAAAAAGAGAAAGTTGAAGGGCATTAATGGAATTAAAAAAGCCTTTAGACGGCCGTGGGTGGTGCCAGTGAGAAACTACTTCACAGGTAAAAAGGAAATTAACTGTACACGTGATTATAATGGATGGCATTTGCGTAATAATGTGAATGTTGAATGGGCATTAGGAAAAGCAGGGGAGGATCGTGTACATGTGGTTGTATGTGAAGAACATGGATGGCTGTTTGTTGGGATTTATGATGGGTTTAATGGACCTGATGCACCTGAATTCTTGATGAGTAATCTGTACAAAGCAATGAACAAAGAATTAGAGGGTTTGTTTTGGGATAGTGAAGATACTAGTATTAGTAATAATAACCAAGAAAGCAAAAAAAATGCAAATATAGAAAATGAAGTGATCATTGAGGACTCGAATGAAGCTAATTCGAATCGAGTGAATAAGGAGATGAGTAGCGGGGGTAGGGGAGTAGAAGAAGCTGAGAATGAGGTTAATTTGGATCAGATGGATAAAAGGTGTGAAAAGAAGGTGATATTTCAATCAGAAAATGCAAATATAGAAAATGAAGTGATTGGTGAGGAGTCGAACAAGCCACATTGGAATCGAGGACCTAAGGCCATAAGTAGGGGGGCTAGGGGAGTAGAAGAGGGTGAAAATGAGGTTAATTTGGAGCAGCTAGATAAAGGATCGGAAAATGAAGTGATCATTGAGGTCTCAAACAAACCAAATTCAAATCGAGCAGCTAAGTCGACGAGTAGGGGAGAAAGGGGagtagaagaaggtgaaaatGAGGTTAATTTGGAGCAGCTAGATAAAGGGTCGGAAAATGAAGCGATTGGTGAGGACTCGAACAAGCCAGATTCGAATCGAGCACCTGATGCCACGAGTAGGGGAGATAAGGGagtagaagaaggtgaaaatGAGGTTAATTTGGAACAGATGGATAGAGGGTCTGAAAAGAGAGTGACATTTCAATCAGGGGAGATAGAGGTTAGGAGGAGGAGATTGTGGGAATTTTTAGCAGAAGATGAGACAGAGGATGGTCTTGATCTTTCAGGTTCGGAGAGATTTGCATTTTCGGTAGATGATGCATTAAGTGTAAATAGTGCAGGTTCAGCGGTTAATAGGAGGTCGTTACTGTTGTCGAAGTTGAAACATGGTTTGTCAATTAATAAGCACAAAGAGAGTAACAGGTTATTCCCATGGAGATTCGGATTGCAAGCTAAAAAGAAGGTTGAAGTAGGGGAGAATAGAGTGGAGGAAAGGATTGATAGAAGTGAAAGGAAGCGTAAGGTGGGTCCGATTGATCATGAGTTGGTTTTGAGAGCAATGTCAAGAGCTCTCGAAATCACTGAGCTCGCATACTTGGATATGACAGATAAAGTTCTTGATCGGTACCCTGAGCTTGCATTAATGGGTTCTTGTTTGTTGGTTGCTTTGATGAGAGATGAAGATGTGTATGTAATGAATGTGGGAGATAGTCGTGCTATTGTGGCTCAGTACGAGTCTGAGGTGGTTAGTTCTAGTTCAGAATCAGTAGTTCCAGGCAATTGCGAGTTGGCCGTTGAGGGCATTGCTGAAGAACCTGTAGTTCCCGGTGATGAGGAAAATAAGGCGACGAATGAGATACCTATTCAAGCTATGAAGCTGACTGCCTTGCAATTGTCAACTGATCACAGCACTAGCATTGAAGAA GAAGTTATTAGAATCAAGAATGAACACCCAGATGACTGCAATTGCATTGTTAATGATAGAGTGAAAGGTCGTTTAAAGGTCACTCGCGCTTTTGGGGCGGGCTTCCTGAAAAAG CCTAAATTGAATGATGCATTGCTAGAAATGTTTCGGAACGAGTACATTGGGGATGCTCCTTATTTATCTTGTAAACCTTCACTGCGCCATCATAGACTCTGTCCCAAGGATCAGTTTTTGGTGCTATCCTCTGATGGCTTGTACCAATATTTGAGCAATCAAGAGGTGGTTTGTCATGTGGAGAACTTCATGGAGAAATTCCCTGATGGGGATCCTGCTCAGCATCTTATTGAGGAGCTCTTATTCCGTGCAGCCAAGAAAGCTG GAATGGATTTTCATGAATTGTTGGACATCCCCCAGGGAGATCGTAGGAAGTACCATGATGATGTTACTGTTATGGTGGTATCTCTTGAGGGAAGAATTTGGAAGTCGTCTGGGAAATACCTCTGA